From a region of the Nitrospira sp. genome:
- a CDS encoding glycosyltransferase encodes MSREFTTAHLPRPAAQRATMVASTRAAVPSVLEDSIVVVAHPDDEVLWFSSILDKVNDVVVCFLEAKRYPWWSVGRRKSLEEYPIKHISCLNIDQSDVFESADWQNPVATEYGIEIVDQSIPGRDEQYKKNYEELRRQLEKRLSGYRNVYTHNPWGEYGHEEHVQVYRAVKSLQGELGFNLWYSNYVSNKSFKLMSSHLDRFHFEYVAFKTNKSLAHEIKHIYIKNKCWTWYGDWEWFKKELFIREVSHGKENNRGHAFPTNFIKMNPSSSYNPPIKRTMVEWMKETLGKFGVSITRPRFRKVVSLQPENSSKGDVLLSWLVDPFLLKPGEPMPNSHTQYWDCFQIARTFLDLGYSVDVIDSRNKTFDPTKNYSVFIGHRINFDRIAELLKRDCVKIAHLDTAQWVFNNHATYLRKIELQQRRGVTIRQGHRIIEHNLAIENADYGVTYGNRFTLDTYRYANKPIFRVPISTCALFPWPEDKNYDACRYHFLWFGSEGLVHKGLDLVLEAFAEMPDCHLYVCGPLQQEQDFVKAYYKELYQTPNIHAFRWVDVNGPEFAEIANKCLGLVYPSCSEAGGGSVITCMHAGMIPIVSYEASVDVDDFGVVLKDHSVETIKNTVRMIAGLPAEQLQRMARKAWEFARAHHTRENFSEEYKNIVLDIMNKKKSGEGSVQ; translated from the coding sequence GTGAGCCGAGAATTCACCACAGCTCATCTCCCTCGGCCTGCTGCTCAAAGGGCGACCATGGTGGCGAGCACGCGTGCTGCTGTTCCGAGCGTACTGGAAGACTCGATCGTCGTGGTCGCTCATCCGGATGACGAGGTGTTGTGGTTCAGTTCCATCCTGGACAAAGTGAATGATGTGGTGGTCTGCTTTCTGGAGGCCAAGCGGTATCCTTGGTGGAGTGTCGGAAGGCGGAAAAGTTTGGAGGAATATCCGATAAAACATATATCCTGCCTGAATATCGATCAGTCGGATGTGTTCGAGAGCGCGGATTGGCAGAATCCGGTGGCCACTGAGTATGGAATCGAGATCGTAGACCAGAGTATCCCCGGTAGAGATGAGCAGTACAAAAAGAACTATGAAGAGCTGAGACGGCAACTGGAGAAACGATTGAGCGGGTATCGCAATGTGTATACCCATAACCCTTGGGGCGAATATGGGCACGAAGAACACGTACAGGTGTATCGTGCCGTCAAAAGTTTGCAAGGTGAGCTTGGATTCAACTTATGGTATTCCAATTATGTCAGCAATAAGTCGTTCAAGTTGATGTCGAGCCATCTCGATCGGTTCCATTTCGAATATGTCGCCTTCAAAACGAATAAATCCCTGGCACACGAGATCAAACACATTTACATAAAGAATAAGTGTTGGACCTGGTACGGAGACTGGGAATGGTTCAAGAAAGAATTGTTCATACGGGAGGTGTCTCATGGGAAAGAGAACAATCGAGGTCACGCCTTCCCGACGAACTTCATTAAGATGAACCCCTCCTCTTCCTACAACCCGCCGATCAAGCGAACCATGGTGGAATGGATGAAGGAAACCCTGGGGAAATTCGGCGTGTCCATAACGAGGCCTCGGTTCAGAAAAGTCGTATCGCTTCAGCCGGAAAACTCTTCCAAAGGAGACGTGCTCCTCTCCTGGCTCGTTGACCCGTTTTTGCTGAAGCCGGGTGAGCCGATGCCCAATTCTCATACCCAATACTGGGATTGCTTTCAGATCGCACGGACATTTTTGGATCTGGGATATTCCGTTGATGTGATCGATTCTCGCAATAAGACGTTTGATCCAACGAAAAACTATTCTGTTTTCATCGGGCACCGTATCAATTTTGATCGGATTGCCGAGCTGCTCAAACGCGACTGTGTCAAAATCGCACATCTGGATACGGCGCAATGGGTCTTTAATAACCATGCGACCTACCTGCGCAAAATCGAACTCCAACAAAGAAGAGGGGTAACGATAAGGCAAGGCCATCGAATCATTGAGCACAATCTTGCGATTGAAAACGCGGATTATGGTGTGACATATGGAAACCGGTTTACTCTTGATACCTACCGGTATGCGAATAAACCGATTTTCAGGGTTCCGATATCGACATGCGCTCTCTTCCCGTGGCCGGAGGACAAGAATTACGACGCTTGTCGATATCATTTCCTATGGTTCGGCAGCGAGGGCTTGGTGCATAAGGGATTGGACTTGGTGCTGGAAGCGTTCGCTGAAATGCCGGATTGCCATCTGTACGTCTGTGGACCGCTGCAGCAAGAACAGGACTTTGTGAAGGCCTACTATAAAGAGTTGTATCAAACTCCGAATATTCACGCGTTCAGATGGGTCGATGTGAATGGTCCTGAGTTTGCCGAGATCGCCAACAAGTGCCTGGGACTTGTCTATCCGTCTTGTTCTGAAGCCGGCGGAGGAAGTGTGATTACGTGCATGCATGCTGGGATGATTCCGATTGTAAGCTACGAAGCGAGCGTTGACGTGGATGATTTCGGTGTTGTTCTCAAAGATCATTCCGTCGAGACGATCAAGAATACCGTGCGAATGATTGCCGGCCTTCCTGCCGAACAACTGCAGCGCATGGCCCGAAAAGCCTGGGAGTTTGCGAGGGCACATCATACGAGAGAGAACTTCTCGGAAGAGTATAAGAACATTGTCCTGGACATCATGAACAAAAAGAAGAGCGGGGAAGGCAGTGTTCAATAG